One window from the genome of Aphelocoma coerulescens isolate FSJ_1873_10779 chromosome 19, UR_Acoe_1.0, whole genome shotgun sequence encodes:
- the TBX2 gene encoding T-box transcription factor TBX2, whose translation MLFFFFFFFFWRVCVCVLLIFLPLPETRASSLGRRGKKKKQTNKYTHTHFCKGNPSFSPGFVDAPMRDPAFPGTAMAYHPFHAPRPADFPMSAFLAAAQPSFFPALALPPAALAKPMPDPGLAGAAEAGLHVSALGHHHQAAHLRSLKSLEPEEEVEDDPKVTLEAKELWDQFHKLGTEMVITKSGRRMFPPFKVRVSGLDKKAKYILLMDIVAADDCRYKFHNSRWMVAGKADPEMPKRMYIHPDSPATGEQWMAKPVAFHKLKLTNNISDKHGFTILNSMHKYQPRFHIVRANDILKLPYSTFRTYVFPETDFIAVTAYQNDKITQLKIDNNPFAKGFRDTGNGRREKRKQLSLPSLRMYEEPCKPDRDGGESDASSCEPSAVRDALHSPVGALPSPLRLKGSGREEKPGADSDAEVEKVPEDRPVAAASPSGEDGTPRGSPRCLEERSKERHSPEKAKDGASPREGPGEGLFGTRGLEKDKVEGRRKETDPGKKDTEGGGLGKEAFAPLMVHTDSPPHLSAGHLQSLALSGLHGQQFFSPLGAGQPLFIHPGQFAMAPGAFSAMGMGHLLASVTGGGSLENGALSSAPGAAGTATPFPFHLSQHMLASQGIPMPTFGGLFPYPYTYMAAAAAAASAMPATSAAAAGPLSRNPFLGSSRPRLRFSPYQLPVTIPPSTNLLTTGLPTSLNPSSEGSKAGSSRESSPLPEVPLHKGGSQRPTASPKGSLKESLNELQNIQRLVSGLESQRELSPGRESPK comes from the exons atgctttttttttttttttttttttttttttggagagtgtgtgtgtgtgtgttgctgattttccttcctcttccagaGACTCGAGCGAGTTCGCTgggcaggagagggaaaaaaaaaaaacaaaccaacaaatacacacacacgcATTTTTGTAAAGGGAATCCCTCTttttctcctggatttgtggATGCACCGATGAGAGATCCAGCCTTCCCAGGGACTGCCATGGCTTACCACCCCTTCCACGCACCCCGGCCGGCTGACTTCCCCATGTCCGCTTTCCTCGCAGCCGCCCAGCCGTCCTTTTTCCCGGCTTTGGCTCTGCCTCCGGCGGCGCTGGCGAAGCCCATGCCGGACCCGGGGCTGGCCGGGGCGGCCGAGGCCGGGCTGCACGTCTCGGCCCTGGGACACCACCACCAAGCCGCCCATCTGCGCTCGCTCAAAAGCCTGGAGCCCGAGGAGGAGGTCGAGGACGACCCCAAAGTAACGCTGGAAGCCAAAGAGCTTTGGGACCAGTTTCACAAGCTGGGCACCGAGATGGTGATCACCAAGTCTGGGAG GAGGATGTTCCCCCCGTTCAAGGTGCGGGTGAGCGGCCTGGACAAGAAGGCCAAGTACATTTTGCTGATGGATATAGTGGCGGCCGACGATTGCCGGTACAAGTTCCACAACTCCCGCTGGATGGTGGCCGGAAAGGCCGACCCGGAGATGCCCAAACGCATGTACATCCACCCCGACAGCCCGGCCACGGGGGAGCAGTGGATGGCCAAACCTGTTGCCTTTCACAAGCTCAAGCTCACCAACAACATCTCGGATAAGCATGGCTTT ACCATCCTGAATTCCATGCACAAGTACCAGCCCAGGTTCCACATAGTCCGGGCCAACGACATCCTCAAGCTGCCCTACAGCACCTTCCGCACCTACGTGTTCCCCGAGACCGACTTCATCGCCGTCACTGCCTACCAGAATGACAAG ATTACCCAGCTGAAAATCGATAACAACCCCTTCGCCAAGGGCTTTCGGGACACGGGCAATGGCCGGCGGGAGAAGAG GAAGCAGCTGTCCCTGCCGTCCCTGCGGATGTACGAGGAGCCCTGCAAGCCCGACCGTGACGGCGGCGAGTCAGACGCCTCCTCCTGCGAGCCCTCGGCCGTGCGCGATGCCCTCCACTCTCCCGTGggtgccctccccagccccctgcgCCTCAAGGGCAGCGGCAGAG AGGAGAAGCCAGGGGCTGACAGCGACGCGGAGGTGGAGAAGGTGCCTGAGGACCGGCCAGTGGCAGCAGCCAGCCCCAGCGGGGAGGACGGGACGCCCCGTGGCAGCCCCCGGTGCCTGGAGGAACGGAGCAAGGAGAGGCACAGCCCAGAGAAAGCCAAGGATGGTGCATCCCCCCGGGAGGGTCCTGGCGAGGGCCTGTTCGGCACACGGGGTCTGGAGAAGGACAAGGTGGAAGGACGGAGGAAAGAGACGGACCCGGGCAAGAAGGACACGGAGGGCGGCGGGCTGGGCAAGGAGGCCTTCGCCCCGCTGATGGTGCACACGGACAGTCCCCCGCACCTGAGTGCCGGGCAcctgcagagcctggctctCTCCGGCCTCCACGGGCAGCAGTTCTTCAGCCCGCTGGGCGCTGGGCAGCCCCTCTTCATCCACCCGGGACAGTTCGCCATGGCCCCCGGCGCCTTCTCTGCCATGGGCATGGGACACTTGCTGGCCTCTGTGACCGGTGGGGGCAGCCTGGAGAATGGAGCCCTCTCGTCCGCCCCGGGCGCAGCAGGGACGGCCACCCCCTTCCCTTTCCACCTTTCCCAGCATATGTTGGCCTCTCAG ggaATCCCGATGCCCACCTTTGGCGGACTCTTCCCCTACCCCTACACCTACATGGCAGCAGCCGCAGCAGCCGCCTCGGCCATGCCGGCCACcagcgcggccgccgctgggCCTCTGTCCCGCAACCCCTTCCTGGGCAGCAGCCGGCCCCGCCTGCGCTTCAGCCCCTACCAGCTCCCGGTCACCATCCCGCCCAGCACCAACCTGCTGACCACCGGCCTGCCCACCAGCCTCAATCCCAGCTCCGAGGGCTCCAAGGCCGGCAGCAGCCGGGAATCCAGTCCCCTGCCCGAGGTGCCCCTGCACAAGGGGGGCAGCCAGCGCCCCACTGCCTCCCCCAAGGGTTCCCTGAAGGAGTCCCTCAATGAACTGCAGAACATCCAGAGACTGGTGAGCGGGCTGGAGAGCCAGCGGGAGCTGTCACCCGGCAGGGAGTCCCCAAAGTGA